The sequence below is a genomic window from Streptomyces sp. NBC_00289.
ACACCGGCCAGGCCGCCTACGACGTGCACCGCAACCTCCACCAGGGCAAGGTGGGCGTGCTGTGCCTGGCCCCCGAGGAGGGCCTGGGCGTGCGTGACGAGGAGAAGCGCTCCTTGCACGTCGACGCCATCAACCGCTTCCGGAACATCTGAGGTCACAGATGACTGAGCGTCAGAAGGACCGGCCGTGGTTGATGCGGACCTACGCCGGTCACTCCACGGCCGAAGCGTCCAACGAGCTGTACCGGCGCAACCTCGCCAAGGGCCAGACCGGACTGTCGGTCGCGTTCGACCTGCCGACACAGACCGGCTACGACTCCGACCACATCCTCGCCCGCGGCGAGGTCGGCCGGGTCGGCGTGCCGATCGCGCACCTCGGTGACATGCGCCGGCTGTTCCAGGACATCCCCCTGGAACAGATGAACACCTCGATGACGATCAACGCCACGGCCATGTGGCTGCTGGCGCTCTACCAGGTCGTCGCCGAGGAGCAGGGTGCGGACATCACCCGGCTCCAGGGCACGACCCAGAACGACATCGTCAAGGAGTACCTGTCGCGGGGCACGCACGTGTTCCCGCCGGTGCCCTCGCTCCGGCTGACCACCGACATGATCGCGTACACGGTCTCCCACATGCCGAAGTGGAACCCGATCAACATCTGCAGCTACCACCTGCAGGAGGCGGGCGCCACGCCGGTCCAGGAGATCGCGTACGCGATGTCGACGGCGATCGCCGTGCTGGACGCGGTGCGCGACAGCGGCCAGGTGCCGCAGGAGCGCATGGGTGACGTCGTCGCCCGTATCTCCTTCTTCGTGAACGCGGGAGTCCGCTTCATCGAGGAGATGTGCAAGATGCGGGCGTTCGGCCGCATCTGGGACAAGGTCACCCGCGAGCGCTACGGCATCGAGGACTCCAAACAGCGCCGGTTCCGCTACGGCGTCCAGGTCAACTCCCTCGGCCTGACCGAGGCGCAGCCGGAGAACAACGTCCAGCGGATCGTGCTCGAGATGCTGGCCGTGACCCTCTCCAAGGACGCCCGCGCGCGTGCCGTCCAGCTGCCCGCCTGGAACGAGGCCCTCGGCCTGCCCCGCCCCTGGGACCAGCAGTGGTCGCTGCGGATGCAGCAGGTCCTCGCGTACGAGAGCGACCTGCTGGAGTACGGGGACATCTTCGAGGGTTCGAAGGTGATCGAGAGCAAGGTCGAGGCGCTGATCGAGGAGTCCCTCGCGGAGATGGCGCGGATCGAGGAGATGGGCGGCGCGATGGCCGCCGTCGAGTCCGGCTACCTCAAGTCGCAGCTCGTCTCCTCGCACGCGGAGCGCCGGGCTCGTATCGAGTCCGGCGTGGAGAAGATCATCGGCGTCAACATCTTCGAGACGACCGAGCCGAACCCGCTGACCGCCGACCTGGACACGGCGATCCAGACGGTCGACCCGGCCGTGGAGGCCCGGGTCGTCGCCTCGCTCCAGAACTGGCGCGACACCCGCTACCAGCCGCCCTTCAACCACCCGCGCCCGTGCAAGGCGCTGGAGAAGCTGAAGGAGGCCGCCAAGGGCACCGCCAACCTCATGGAGGCCACCCTGGAGTGCGCCCGCGCCGGCGTCACGACCGGCGAGTGGGCCGGGGCGCTGCGTGAGGTGTTCGGCGAGTTCCGCGCGCCCACCGGTGTCTCCTCCGCTCCGGTGGCCATTCCCGCCGAGGCGGGCTCGGCGCTGGCCGAGGTGCGCCGCAAGGTGGACCTGACGGCCGCCGACCTCGGTGTCGGCAAGCTCCGCTTCCTGGTCGGCAAGCCGGGCCTGGACGGGCACTCCAACGGTGCCGAGCAGATCGCCGTGCGCGCCCGCGACGCCGGGTTCGAGGTGGTCTACCAGGGGATCCGGCTGACACCGGAACAGATCGTGGACGCGGCCCTCGCCGAGGACGTGCACGCGGTCGGTCTCTCCATCCTCTCCGGATCGCACGCCCAACTGGTGCCGGACGTGCTGGAGCGGCTCCGTGTGGCCGGTGCCACAGACATTCCGGTGATCGCTGGTGGCATTATCCCGAATGGTGACGCCGAACAGCTGCGAGCTGCCGGAGTGGCCGCGGTCTTCACCCCGAAGGACTTCGACATCACCGGAATCATCGGCCGCATCGTCGACGAGATCCGGAAAGCGAACAAGCTCGACCCCCTGGAGGTCCCCGCATGACCACGCCCGTCAACCGTCTGCGTCCGCGACGCTCCTGTCTCGCGGTCCCCGGGAGCAACCCCCGCTTCCTGGAGAAGGCGCAGGGCCTCCCGGCCGACCAGGTCTTCCTCGACCTGGAGGACGCGTGCGCGCCGCTCGCCAAGCCCGACGCGCGGCACACCATCGTCAAGTTCCTCAACGAGGGCGACTGGACGGGCAAGACGCGGGTCGTGCGCGTCAACGACTGGACGACCGAGTGGACGTACCGCGACGTCGTCACGGTC
It includes:
- a CDS encoding protein meaA, translating into MTERQKDRPWLMRTYAGHSTAEASNELYRRNLAKGQTGLSVAFDLPTQTGYDSDHILARGEVGRVGVPIAHLGDMRRLFQDIPLEQMNTSMTINATAMWLLALYQVVAEEQGADITRLQGTTQNDIVKEYLSRGTHVFPPVPSLRLTTDMIAYTVSHMPKWNPINICSYHLQEAGATPVQEIAYAMSTAIAVLDAVRDSGQVPQERMGDVVARISFFVNAGVRFIEEMCKMRAFGRIWDKVTRERYGIEDSKQRRFRYGVQVNSLGLTEAQPENNVQRIVLEMLAVTLSKDARARAVQLPAWNEALGLPRPWDQQWSLRMQQVLAYESDLLEYGDIFEGSKVIESKVEALIEESLAEMARIEEMGGAMAAVESGYLKSQLVSSHAERRARIESGVEKIIGVNIFETTEPNPLTADLDTAIQTVDPAVEARVVASLQNWRDTRYQPPFNHPRPCKALEKLKEAAKGTANLMEATLECARAGVTTGEWAGALREVFGEFRAPTGVSSAPVAIPAEAGSALAEVRRKVDLTAADLGVGKLRFLVGKPGLDGHSNGAEQIAVRARDAGFEVVYQGIRLTPEQIVDAALAEDVHAVGLSILSGSHAQLVPDVLERLRVAGATDIPVIAGGIIPNGDAEQLRAAGVAAVFTPKDFDITGIIGRIVDEIRKANKLDPLEVPA